The genomic window AACGGCTCGGTGAGCCAAGGCGGTTTATCCAGGTGCTGGCAGGGCCCCGCCAGACGGGAAAGACGACCCTGGCACGGCAGATCCTCTCCGACTTCAAAGGCCCGGGGCACTATGCCACCGCTGATGAGCCCGTTTTGAAGAACCGGCTCTGGATCGAGCAGCAGTGGGAAACGGCCCGCTTCGAAGCCCGAAAAGAGGGTCGCCGTTCTCCGGGACTTCTTGTTCTGGACGAGGTACAAAAAATCCCCGGCTGGTCGGAGACGGTCAAGCGCCTGTGGGACGAGGATACGGCCGCAAAAAGAACCCTTCACGTCATTTTTCTGGATTCTTCCCCGCTGCTGGTGCAGCGGGGCCTTACGGAGAGCCTGGCGGGGCGCTTCGAGGTTGTCCATGTAACCCATTGGTCTCTGGACGAGATGAGGGGGGCCTTCGGCTGGGATCTCGACAGGTATCTCTTCTACGGCGGATACCCGGGTGCGGCGGCTCTCGTCAGCGACCACCCGCGATGGAAGCATTACATTCAGGAGTCCCTCATCGAAACCTCCGTCTCGCGCGATGTTCTCCTGATGACGCGTGTGGACAAGCCGGCCCTGCTGAGACGCCTCTTCGAACTGGGCTGCAGCTATTCAGGCCAGGTGCTGTCCTACCAGAAGATGATCGGGCAACTGCAGGATGCCGGCAACACGACGACACTTGCCCATTATCTGCAGCTGCTTTCCGGTGCGGGGCTTTTGACGGGGCTGTCGAAGTATTCCGGACAGAAGGTGAGGCAGAGGGCATCGAGCCCGAAGCTGCTCGTCCTCAACACCGCCCTGATGTCGGCGACATCGCATCTCACCTTGGACGAGGCGAAGCGCGATCCCGACTACTGGGGACGGCTCGTCGAGACGGCGGTTGGGGCGCATCTGGTCAACAGTGTGATCGGACGGGATGTCCACGTATATTACTGGGCTGCGGGAAATCGCGAGGTCGATTTCGTGCTGCAGCGGGGAAAAGAGCTGGTGGCCATCGAGGTCAAAAGCGGGCGCCTGAAAACAGCCCTTTCGGGCATGGCGGCGTTCACCTCTGCCGCGAAAGTTCGGAAAGCCCTGCTGGTCGGTCCCCAAGGGATACCGCTGGAGGATTTCCTGCAGACGGACCCGGCGACGTGGTTCAAGTGATTATGTCTGCGAAGCGGTGTTTCCTGCCTCGTGGGTCGCGGATCACCGGGCACTGCATACTGCCGCGCAGCGGCACCGCCAGGCTGCCCGTCTTTTCCGAATCCCCACTTTCTTCACTCAGGCACTTGGGCATTTCTTTTCTTTCCGCCGCTTTGCGGCCTGCTGCTTTTCGTGTCGCGGGGGCAACGAGGCGAGGTCAACCGATGATTGTCTTCCAGGGGAGCGCTACCGGACAGTGCCTGGCACGGGCCGGTCAGGGCTTGGGCGTCTTGCTCAGCTCGTCACGCAATGCCGGGAGGGCCTTGAGGGGGCACGCGGAAATGTTCTTTTCCACCGGGTACCGGTGCTCACCGGGATAGACAACCCAGAGGTGCTCCAACCCGAGATCCCGCGCGGCGTGCCCCATCGATTTCGTCATTGCCGGAGCTTCCGTGAACTTGAATTCCATTCCGTACCGGCGGCCGCGGTGGAAAAACAGCAGATCCAGTTCCGCCCCGCTGTGTGTAGCCCAGAAGTATGCCTGAGACGGGCGTAGCAGCTGCAGGGCCTGTTCCAGCGCCATTCCCTCCCATGAAGCGCCGACTTTCGGGTGTCCCGCGAGGGTGTGGCGGTCCGCGATGCTCAGCAGGCTGTGCAGGATGCCGGAGTCCCGGAGGTAGACTTTCGGGGCCTTGACCTGCCGTTTCTTGATGTTCTCATACCAAGGCTGAAGCTGCCGGACCATGAAGGTGCCGGTAAGGA from Syntrophaceae bacterium includes these protein-coding regions:
- a CDS encoding ATP-binding protein, yielding MYKRPIYSVVAKRLGEPRRFIQVLAGPRQTGKTTLARQILSDFKGPGHYATADEPVLKNRLWIEQQWETARFEARKEGRRSPGLLVLDEVQKIPGWSETVKRLWDEDTAAKRTLHVIFLDSSPLLVQRGLTESLAGRFEVVHVTHWSLDEMRGAFGWDLDRYLFYGGYPGAAALVSDHPRWKHYIQESLIETSVSRDVLLMTRVDKPALLRRLFELGCSYSGQVLSYQKMIGQLQDAGNTTTLAHYLQLLSGAGLLTGLSKYSGQKVRQRASSPKLLVLNTALMSATSHLTLDEAKRDPDYWGRLVETAVGAHLVNSVIGRDVHVYYWAAGNREVDFVLQRGKELVAIEVKSGRLKTALSGMAAFTSAAKVRKALLVGPQGIPLEDFLQTDPATWFK